The DNA region CCACTATACTGTCACTTCTCTGAATCTCACCATTTCCACATATTGCATCTGTATACAAGGAGGAAATGGCAACACAATCCGTTATTTAGAAAATATGCAAACCAATTTTGAACACTATCCACAGCATAAACACCATGTTCGATATATGAATTACACTCACTTGTAGTTACTCTTGAGGGAGGCAGCTTTACGCCAGGTGCCATACAGCTCATCTAACTTGCGGAAAGCACTTTCAGTCCAAATGCAGAAACGTCCCACATGCCCACCAGGAGCAAGTTTCAAAATGTTCAGTTTGCTTACATTAAGCAGAGTAATTCCTTTTAAAGGGAAAACAAGAATTAGGGAGCCTGTATTTCAACAGAAGAAACACAAGTCATCTTTATAGCACCCAAGAAGTATTTTAATCATGAATTTCAACCATCAAGGGCTCACTCATTCAGCCAAGAATCAGAAGTTCCACAAAATCATGAATTTTCAGAAACACAGACCATAAAGTGAAATCTCATCATAATAAAAGCTGAGTAAGCTTGTATAGCATGAGTAATTAAAACATGTAAGCAGTACAGGAATTACCAGGGATGTTTCTGAAGGCCTTGATGATACCATTGTCCTCATTATAAATGATGCAGGGTCCCCTGCGCTGGATACGGCGACGGTTTCTCATTTTGCCTTTGCCAGCTCTCATTCGCTGCGAGGCGTAGACCTAACAAAGTGAGGTTTGGTATTTTGATTGAGATATGATCCCTGCAATAGAtcttcatagtttaaaaaaattcattttacagatgatcaaACTAGAGGCAAAAATGACTTGCCTAAATTTAACACAGCAATGATTTCAGGTTTCAAACTCAGGTAATGTGGTTCCAGAGTCCTTGCTCTCACTCACATCCACTACGGTTTAGTTATACCGTCCCCCTTCAGTaatcttttgaaatttaaaatctggCAACAAATTTGTGTGAAGGACCACAAAACCTACCTTTTTGATATCATTCCAAGCCTTAAGTTTCTTCAGGAGCAAAACAGCCTCCTTGGTCTTCTTGTAGCCTTCAACTTTATCTTCAACCACCAAAGGAAGTTCAGGAACTTCCTCTATACGATGACCTGACAAAGCCAATTAACAGTGACCTGGTTACCCTGCACCCTTTGAAAAACTGAATCGAACCCACAAAATAAAAATGGTGTATACAATTTGCCAAATCAGAATTTCCACAAATATCATGTGTTTCAGAAACACGGACCAATGAAGTGGAATCTCATCATTTTGACAGTTAAATAAAAAGAGGAAGCAACATGACAAAGTGGAAAAGCTTTCTAACAATATACTACATCACTTTATTTGAATTAGTTCCCCCAGTTACATAGTATTCACTGATGATTGAGTTGTTAGATAGACTGAAGTGGTTATAACTAGTATTTAGCAAACGGAAATTCAGCCAGACACTCTAGGATGAAGTGAATGTACACAGGCTATTAACCATTAACACCATGAAAAGGGTCAGGTATAAAAAAAAAGGGGTATTTTATACGACtcctagaatataaaatatcacaAACCTTTAGACATGACCAGCGCTGGTAAAGCCGAGGCAGCCAACGCAGAGCAGATGGCATATCGTTTCTGCGTTGTATTCACTCTGCGGTGCCAACGTCGCCAGGTCTTGGTTGGTGCAAACATGCGGCCCCCACGACACATCTGTTTTCCCAGTTAAGAATCGCATTTCTCAAATTTTAGGAATTAAAAACAGGTTATGTCTTGCTCAGGAAGAATTTTCGTCACCCTTCTGAACCAGCTTACTGACAGCAGGCAACTGTCACTGAGAACAGAGTAAGGCGCAAATTACGACATCATTGCAAGCAAAACTTCCTACTATCAAACCTGTtggctttaaaaattatgacGGAAAAATCTTTCGGATTTCAAATCTGTCTAGAGAAATGTTTAATCTGGACACTAGCGTCTTCAGCATAAATTATTTTCCAACTACTAACATGAAAAAACCAGGTCCAGCCTGCTAAATGCCACAGCTGGCTAGTCTAGGTGGTGAAACAAAGGATACATTTCCAAAAGCACCCTGGCCAGAACGGTGAGTGCCGCCACCTCGAACCCTGGGAATTCGAGCCACAGCTCTGCCAGTACCCCAAGACTCAGCACTGGTTTGATGACctgaaattgtgaagaaacacAAGTTTTGGCTACCCAACCACACCATTCTATGACTACCATGCACGGTAGCAAACAGCATCAGAACATCCAGGAAAATCATGTGGTTCAGAAACACGGACCAATGGAGTGAAATTTCATCACTGCTGTTAAGTACCTCTTAAAAAGTCAATCGAGGAAAGATCTAAATCCATACCTGCTAATTCACTGACAGCATAGGGCTGTCTGTTGTTTTTGCGCAAGTTGGTGTGAACAAAGTTCACAATATCTGGTCGAATGGGAGCCTTGAACACAGCAGGCAAAGTGACATTTTTGCCAGATGACTCCCCCTTTTCAGAGTACACTGATATAAGTGGACGAGCACACGcctgggaaaaaggaaaaaaatatttatattgacaAGCAATGTCAGGCACTCTTCTCACGTGCCAACAAAAGCATTAACGGTTCAGTTCCAGAAGAGACTAGAGTTTGATGAGGTAGATAACgcttaaagcaaaaacaaaggctAAGTTACCAACACACCATCAGGTCTATTAACATCAGTAAATACTTGAAGGACACTTAAGATTCTCAAGTTCTGCcacagaattttcatcattttcaAAGAGAACGCTTTATGATTAAACTTTTAAATCAGGCCTTAGAAAGCAAAATAATCAAAACCATACTGTAAGGTTTGAAAATGCAATTTAATGCCATCATTCAAACTCTTTCATCCCAAATGTCAGCCAATCTACCAGGGCTCTACTCCTCCAAACATCCATCCTTGCCCCCTTCATCCCATTCCaaacacaggtttcaaaaattaCTAGTAAAAACAACAGCCCTGTTACTTCTTGCTCAATCTTCTCCAAAGACTTACCACCCGAAAGGAAAACATCCCAAGCAGGACCTACACAACCTGCTCAACCTCGCTTACCATACTCTCTTCCAGATGCTCAGGCCTACACTCAGGGCCATCCCTGTCCTGCCTCAGATGTAACGAGTCTCCTACCTAAAGATAcccttcctcacctccttcaggtttCTCTGATCACTGTTTATAAAGCCCAATTACTGCTTCCTCTCCAACTTCCTATGTCTACGACACTTACTACCATTGAACATTACAATGCATTTTGACCAGCTCAATTACGATCGAAACTGCATAAGGATAGTGCTTTTTCCCTATTTTGTTCACTCAACTCCCCAAGGCACATATACAGACGTTATTTATGCAGTACATACAcaacaattaaattttaaagcaaGAGGACCAAAATGCCTTCAGAGGCAATTCTTAAGATGAACACACAATAATTCAGGAAAAAAGTGGAAATACAAGTTTTTTCTTTAACGAAATCTCTCAAAAGACGTAAGTATTCCTTACTAAACCGGGCACGGAGATACAAGACCCCAAGCTGACTCTCACCCAGACTCAGTCTTAGGCCCTGCAAATTTCCAAGTCTTCAGTGGAACCCATTCTTTCAAGATCCAAGAGAAGCCAGAATTCCAAAAGTCCTTCTGCGCCCGAGAACGATCTGGGGGTCCTCCTGTGTCGCTTCCAGACGCGCCCTGCGCCGGCTCGCACACGTTGCCTCTAAGATGGCTGCCGTAGAGCCTCACTTCCCAGATTCCAGCCACAAACAGACGCCCTTTGGTCCCCATCTCCTTCTCCTCGCTTCCCCTCATGAAGATTTTATGCCCTGAACCCCCAAGCCCATTCCTGCCAGGCCCCAAGAGCAGAGGACGGTCCAACAGAGAGAACTTTCACTCACCATGGCGGGGAGAGGAGAACGCCACGCTCCTCTCAACCCGGCGGCTCCCACAGGAAAAGGAAATGCTTCGCACTCCCACTCTGTATGTAATCTTCAACTCGTCCCCCACCCTGCCCCGTCTCAAAACCAATCCAGGGACACAAAATATACTCTAccactctaaaaaaataaaaatagcgtattatttcttcatatatGTCAAATTACGGTATCTATTGACTTCCAAAACCAAAAAGAGCACTTAGAAACAAGGGACTCCTTTTCGCGGAGTAATCCATAAGGGGGCGTGGCCAACTCTCGCGAGACGAGTGTCTTTTCCCCCTCAACCTTTACAacttattttaactttttcttacGGGAATGGAAAACTATTGGGACAGGAAAAACAGCTGTGTGCTGTAAAACAAAAGTTTAACTTTGTGGACAAACGGGACCTGTTGGGGGGGGGTGTGGGTAAAAGTAGTCCCGGCGGGGGGTCATAACCCCGGAAGTCAGCGTCTGGCGCGCATTTCAGTTTGGCGGTTTCGGATCTGCAGTCAAACTGGGGCGGGATGTGGTCGCGAACCAACCAAGCTGCTGAGGAGTTTTACGCTCGTCTCCTTCAGTGAGTAGTAGCCCCTGCTTTTGGCTTGGCTGTGAGGACAGCACTTCTCCCTCGGGGTATCTCGATCCCCGCCCCAAGCCTCTTTCCACAGCCTTGGGGATTAGCGCCTTGCCAGTTTCCAGCGGCGCGAATGTTGTAGACGAAGTCCGCTTTCCCGGGAGCTGGAAGCTGGGGAGACGCCGGTTACCTGCTCCAGTGTGGGGCTGGCGCTGTAGGCCCTGCTGCTTGTAGTTTCGTTTAGGAGAAAACGTGTACATTGTCACCCGAGGTGGAAGGTGACAAGTTTTCCAAGAGGCGCATTATTCACTCTGATAATGCACACAACTTCTGATATGTTAGGGGCACCTACCAGGATAGAGAAAACTAGATGTTGACATCCTTCACCTGTTTAAAGCCTGGCTGGCGTGAAACGTGTTGTTATAGTCTATTCAAAATAGTTATATGAGCAACAGTTATAATGATAACGTGATGGTGTGTCGGCTCTTTAAAGCACCTTTGTTTCACAGTGCTCTAAGAGTTCGTTTTATTCGTATAGTGAATACTAGTACTAAAGGGGATTCCATCCAGTTCTGTATCCAACATAAAAATCTAATCCAGTAGTTCTCAAATTTGAGCATGAATCAGTATCACCTGGCAGGTTGCcaaaacagattgctgggccccctTCCAGGGTTTCTcatttagtaggtctggggtggggctaaAGAATTTCCCTTTCTAACCAATTTCAGGTGAAACAGATGCTGCGGGCCTGACACCACACTTTGATAACTGTTATAATCTAACCCCTTCTTTTCTAAATGCCatactttttcattatttgtcctcattgcttttatttcctgCTTACAAAAGTGGTAATGCTTGTCAGTTTTTTCAACCTTATAGAAAGATCactagctttttctttctttttttttttaaacaatgtcttGGATAGCTTTCAGTATGAGAGCCTATACATCTCATTGTTTTTAACGGCTATATAATACTTCATTGTATGgctgttttatgtttatttaaccagtcccttGTTGATACAactttatttagatcttttgcattttctaattatttcataGGTGTTAGTCTTTCTCTCCACTTGTAAGCACCAATAGTCTCTCTTACTTCTCTTGAATCCCTCACAATGCCTTTGTAGCCACCTGCCTACTGGAAATTTCCAAATGAGACCTCAAACTCAACATTTGTGAAACTGAATTCATCTATTCCCCACAACCTGACATTCTCCTGAATTCTGTCTATGAGTTAAGAATTCCAAGTCCAAGACTGTCACTTGGTTCTCTTCCACTGCCACCCACCCCGTCCCATCTAGTCAGTCACCAGGTGCCCTTGTTCTCCCTGCATCCCTACTGCTTTTGTTCACCATCATCACTTTTTTGAAGTACTGCAAGTTATTCACAGCTATTTTCCTGGCCTCCAAGTTTATAGCCTCCACATCAGGAGGTCAGGGGGATCTTTCTCATTTAAAATCTTGTTGTGAGCTCCTCTTGGCTTTCAGCATACAGTTCAAGCGCTCTAGCAAAACCTCTTCCTTTGTGCCTCGACAGCACCCCGCACTCCCCTCTGTTGGGACTCATC from Eschrichtius robustus isolate mEscRob2 chromosome 1, mEscRob2.pri, whole genome shotgun sequence includes:
- the RPL4 gene encoding large ribosomal subunit protein uL4, which encodes MACARPLISVYSEKGESSGKNVTLPAVFKAPIRPDIVNFVHTNLRKNNRQPYAVSELAGHQTSAESWGTGRAVARIPRVRGGGTHRSGQGAFGNMCRGGRMFAPTKTWRRWHRRVNTTQKRYAICSALAASALPALVMSKGHRIEEVPELPLVVEDKVEGYKKTKEAVLLLKKLKAWNDIKKVYASQRMRAGKGKMRNRRRIQRRGPCIIYNEDNGIIKAFRNIPGITLLNVSKLNILKLAPGGHVGRFCIWTESAFRKLDELYGTWRKAASLKSNYNLPMHKMLNTDLSRILKSPEIQRALRAPRKKIHRRVLKKNPLKNLRIMLKLNPYAKTMRRNTILRQAKNHKIRMDRAAAALEAKSDEKGIPGKKPVVGKKGKEAVRVKKLKKPKKPKKALVGKKAAVTKKPAAGKKPAKKKPTEKKPTEKKPTTEEKKAAS